From Oryzias melastigma strain HK-1 linkage group LG15, ASM292280v2, whole genome shotgun sequence, one genomic window encodes:
- the LOC112161976 gene encoding opsin-5, with product MEITLKAFPLKVVNIPWRNNNLSTLHSEPPLSEQGETVIGVYLLVLGWLSWFGNSLVIFVLYKQRASLQPTDFFTLNLAVSDASISVFGYSRGILEIFNILRDDGYLITWIWTCQVDGFLTLLFGLVSINTLTVISVTRYIKGCHPQKAHCISNNTIAVSLIIIWAAALFWSVAPLLGWGSYTDRGYGTCEVDWSKANYSTFYKSYIISILIFCFFIPVIIMLFSYVSIINTVKSTNAMSADGFLSARQRKMERDVTRISIVICTAFIMAWSPYAVVSMWSAWGFHVPSITSIMTRLFAKSASFYNPLIYFGMSSRFRKDISVLLPCTTEGREVVHLQRFQNIKPKAEAPLPPAPLSEQTPMAKPDAGEMSQIKADGDSGVNSAPETPPQIFHIDVPSHIETSEYWCDRL from the exons ATGGAGATCACGCTGAAGGCTTTTCCTCTGAAGGTGGTGAACATCCCATGGAGGAATAACAACCTCAGCACTCTGCATTCAGAGCCTCCTCTGTCTGAACAAGGAGAAACCGTCATCGGAGTCTACCTGTTGGTGTTAG GGTGGCTGTCCTGGTTTGGAAACAGTTTGGTCATATTTGTCCTCTACAAGCAGCGGGCTTCACTTCAGCCAACAGACTTCTTCACCTTAAACCTCGCCGTCTCCGACGCCAGCATCTCCGTGTTTGGCTACTCCAGAGGAATCCTGGAAATATTCAACATCCTGAGGGATGATGGGTATTTGATCACCTGGATCTGGACCTGCCAA GTGGACGGCTTCCTCACGTTGCTCTTTGGCCTCGTGAGCATCAACACACTGACGGTCATCAGCGTTACAAGATACATCAAGGGATGCCACCCTCAAAAAG CCCACTGCATCAGTAACAACACCATTGCAGTGTCTCTGATCATTATTTGGGCCGCGGCGTTGTTCTGGTCTGTTGCTCCGCTGCTGGGATGGGGCAGCTACACAG ATCGAGGTTATGGAACCTGCGAGGTGGACTGGTCCAAAGCCAATTACTCGACATTTTATAAATCCTACATCATCTCCATCCTCATCTTTTGCTTCTTCATTCCTGTTATCATCATGCTGTTCTCCTACGTTTCCATCATCAACACTGTGAAAAGCACAAATGCCATGTCAGCTGACGGCTTCCTCTCAGCCCGTCAAAGAAAGATGGAGAGAGATGTGACGAGG ATCTCCATTGTGATCTGCACAGCTTTCATCATGGCCTGGTCACCATATGCAGTGGTGTCCATGTGGTCAGCCTGGGGCTTCCACGTGCCAAGCATAACCAGCATCATGACCCGTCTCTTTGCCAAGTCTGCGAGCTTTTACAATCCTCTCATATACTTTGGCATGAGCTCGAGATTCCGCAAGGACATCTCTGTGCTGCTGCCCTGCACCACCGAGGGCAGGGAGGTGGTGCATCTGCAACGCTTCCAAAACATCAAACCCAAGGCCGAGGCGCCACTTCCACCTGCACCGCTTTCAGAGCAGACGCCGATGGCCAAGCCAGACGCCGGAGAGATGAGCCAGATCAAGGCCGACGGAGACTCGGGGGTCAACAGCGCTCCGGAGACCCCTCCACAGATCTTTCACATCGATGTGCCCTCTCACATTGAAACTTCAGAGTACTGGTGTGACCGACTCTGA